In a genomic window of Desulfobulbaceae bacterium:
- a CDS encoding ATP-binding protein encodes MTDPSKLLFLGSDIRIINLPIKEVSLLAEGSLPAYGYNPGDFIELMAGRITIEHGRLEQCRTWLESTLAGVTDRPQLETLTYGDPKEVYQIFRKRDYTKHPGHGWFMFHQILPPEGRKPVCNQLVTTPYNEAALNDNTGIIIIDDSGRPPCQAKQIKAANKDAWIIAMGISVAHWEDWANLFKEQFHLFCRLADLETTRMEMDSSVNWETIVAMSIRALRSPEVGLWDNSQKRFRCHVMVEMFPHGLLYLGPDGAFFRHRPGCLPQKSSPRHQGSVPCYDTLVTSMLARDCLSSGRPVFCRNYFYDFSKRVLTNWHFLHHQGYAFNNELALPNLDFSSETPDLAECSAQAPHDPCFIELPVQRSEFNHALELVSSQTWNNQKKRALRAFFPPKDPYCTEREEVRALPAGHLAIIIDVLHHLKEEVSWKRGFEKLRLYHVGNLRTTDPAEIEPVITLQNVMDSYVSRESFQRPLCLGVFGPPGSGKSFSVKEVARVVSKKFAANPFEFFEFNMTQFTGPEEINSAIEPIRASVAKGKVPIVFWDEFDCRYDGNEFGYLRYFLPSMQDGVTYVHGTPYNIGRSIFAFAGGVKASWEEMERLIDPSNPEALLRAKTLKIPDFMSRLRVVLDIDGIELSDELFSRSATQEQLEELRRILMKRAFIIAHQMDTHWKKAARKTSGLLLRLLLAKYSFGARSIEAVIEASGASDRLVYGLPELIAPSSARIHAEWRVDLEREVDSIRKDQGIRAVW; translated from the coding sequence ATGACAGATCCATCCAAACTGCTTTTTCTCGGCTCCGACATCAGGATCATCAACCTGCCCATCAAAGAAGTCAGTCTGCTCGCCGAAGGCAGCCTCCCGGCATACGGATACAATCCGGGCGACTTCATCGAACTGATGGCCGGACGAATCACTATTGAACATGGCCGTCTCGAACAGTGCCGAACCTGGTTGGAATCCACCTTGGCGGGCGTAACCGATAGGCCTCAGCTCGAAACCCTGACGTACGGTGACCCGAAAGAAGTCTATCAAATCTTCCGTAAACGGGATTACACCAAACACCCCGGTCACGGCTGGTTCATGTTCCACCAGATCCTGCCACCTGAGGGGCGCAAACCGGTCTGCAACCAGCTCGTCACTACCCCATATAATGAAGCAGCGCTGAATGACAACACCGGGATCATCATCATCGACGACTCGGGCCGCCCTCCGTGTCAAGCAAAACAGATCAAGGCCGCAAACAAGGATGCCTGGATCATCGCCATGGGCATCAGTGTCGCCCACTGGGAAGACTGGGCCAACCTCTTCAAAGAACAATTTCACCTTTTCTGCCGCCTTGCAGATCTAGAAACTACCCGGATGGAGATGGACAGCTCAGTCAATTGGGAGACGATCGTCGCCATGTCGATCCGGGCGTTGCGCTCCCCTGAGGTGGGACTGTGGGACAACAGCCAAAAACGCTTCCGCTGCCATGTGATGGTGGAAATGTTCCCCCACGGCCTGCTGTACCTGGGGCCGGACGGGGCCTTTTTTCGCCATCGACCGGGGTGCCTGCCCCAGAAGAGTTCACCCCGACACCAGGGGTCAGTTCCCTGCTACGACACCCTGGTCACCTCAATGCTGGCAAGAGATTGCCTGTCAAGCGGCCGCCCGGTATTCTGCCGCAACTACTTCTATGACTTTTCCAAACGAGTCCTGACCAACTGGCACTTCCTCCACCACCAAGGCTATGCCTTCAATAACGAGCTAGCTCTGCCGAACCTCGACTTCAGCTCCGAGACCCCAGACCTGGCGGAATGTTCCGCCCAGGCTCCTCACGACCCTTGCTTTATTGAACTCCCCGTCCAACGCTCTGAGTTCAATCACGCCCTCGAACTGGTCTCAAGTCAGACCTGGAACAACCAGAAAAAAAGGGCCCTCCGCGCTTTCTTTCCTCCCAAAGATCCCTACTGCACCGAACGTGAGGAGGTCCGCGCATTGCCCGCCGGACACCTGGCCATTATCATTGACGTCCTCCACCACCTCAAGGAAGAGGTTAGCTGGAAGCGTGGCTTTGAAAAATTACGCCTCTACCATGTTGGCAACCTGCGGACTACTGATCCGGCAGAGATCGAGCCGGTAATCACCCTGCAGAATGTCATGGACTCTTACGTCTCGAGGGAGAGTTTCCAGCGGCCATTGTGCCTGGGGGTATTTGGCCCCCCCGGTTCAGGAAAATCCTTTTCGGTCAAGGAGGTGGCCCGAGTCGTCTCTAAAAAATTTGCAGCCAACCCCTTTGAATTTTTTGAATTCAACATGACCCAATTCACCGGCCCGGAGGAGATCAACTCGGCCATTGAACCAATCCGGGCCTCAGTGGCCAAAGGCAAGGTCCCCATCGTCTTCTGGGACGAATTCGACTGCCGTTACGACGGCAATGAGTTTGGCTATCTCCGTTACTTCCTGCCCTCGATGCAGGACGGAGTAACCTATGTCCACGGAACGCCGTACAACATCGGTCGTTCAATCTTCGCCTTCGCCGGCGGGGTCAAGGCCAGCTGGGAGGAGATGGAACGGCTCATCGACCCGTCAAACCCAGAGGCCCTGCTCCGAGCCAAGACTTTAAAAATTCCCGACTTCATGAGCCGCTTGCGAGTAGTGCTGGACATTGATGGCATCGAACTCTCCGACGAACTCTTCTCCCGCTCTGCTACCCAGGAACAGCTGGAGGAGCTGCGCCGGATCCTGATGAAACGGGCCTTCATCATCGCCCACCAGATGGACACTCACTGGAAAAAGGCAGCCCGCAAGACTTCAGGACTGCTCCTGCGGCTACTGCTCGCCAAATACAGTTTCGGGGCACGCTCCATTGAAGCGGTGATCGAGGCCAGTGGAGCTTCGGACCGCCTAGTCTACGGCCTCCCGGAACTGATCGCCCCCTCATCGGCCAGAATCCATGCCGAATGGCGCGTTGATTTAGAACGGGAAGTGGACTCCATCCGCAAAGATCAAGGAATCCGGGCGGTGTGGTGA
- a CDS encoding cytochrome C oxidase Cbb3 (CcoN; FixN), whose amino-acid sequence MEKTDYNYDIVKSYVHWSLLWGIVAVLVGVLISFQLVYPNLNLAPYLTYGRLRPLHTNAGIFGWGIGSFFALFYYIVQRLCRRPLWSEGLARFQLYFFNATIIAAAVTLLLGFNTSKEYHELEWPLDIMVVILWVIFSINIIMTIVKRREEHMYISLWYMLATLVGVAVLYLVNAAEIPVSLFKSYSAYAGTNDANVQWWFGHNAVAMVLTTPPLAIFYYFLPKTTGAPIYSHRISIIAFWSLIFMYLWTGAHHLLWTPVPDWVQTLAMAFSIMLIAPSWGSVFNGYLTMGGQWHQMRDNYLVKFLILGITFYGLQTLQGPSQAVRSFSAFIHYTEWIPGHVHMGTMGWVSMVLFAGIYYILPHIYNREIYSIGLANLHFWLVLVGQLIYSVSMWIAGVQQASMWHSINPDGSLSFTFVETLAQMYPYWTIRAVSGVIYLAGVLVFIYNLIMTARSPKAVFAPAAQNA is encoded by the coding sequence ATGGAAAAAACGGACTACAACTATGACATCGTCAAAAGTTACGTGCACTGGAGTCTTCTCTGGGGCATCGTGGCTGTTCTGGTGGGGGTGCTGATCTCGTTTCAGCTGGTCTATCCTAACCTTAACCTAGCCCCCTACCTGACCTACGGCAGGCTCCGGCCATTACACACCAATGCCGGCATCTTCGGCTGGGGCATTGGCAGTTTTTTCGCCCTGTTCTACTATATTGTTCAACGCCTGTGCCGACGTCCCCTATGGAGTGAAGGCCTAGCTCGCTTTCAGCTCTACTTTTTTAACGCCACCATCATCGCAGCAGCAGTTACCCTGCTCCTGGGCTTCAACACCTCAAAAGAGTACCATGAGCTGGAGTGGCCCCTCGATATCATGGTGGTCATTCTCTGGGTAATCTTCTCGATTAATATCATCATGACCATCGTCAAGCGTCGGGAAGAGCACATGTACATCTCCTTGTGGTACATGCTGGCCACCCTGGTCGGAGTAGCGGTGCTCTACCTGGTCAATGCCGCCGAGATCCCGGTCTCCCTTTTCAAGTCGTATTCCGCCTATGCCGGCACCAACGACGCCAATGTCCAATGGTGGTTTGGTCATAACGCCGTGGCCATGGTCCTTACCACCCCGCCACTGGCAATTTTTTATTATTTTCTGCCCAAGACTACCGGCGCCCCTATTTACAGCCACCGGATCTCGATCATCGCCTTCTGGAGCCTGATTTTCATGTACCTATGGACCGGCGCCCATCATCTGCTGTGGACTCCAGTACCTGACTGGGTCCAGACCCTCGCCATGGCCTTCTCGATCATGCTCATTGCCCCGTCCTGGGGATCGGTCTTCAACGGCTACCTCACCATGGGCGGTCAGTGGCACCAGATGCGGGACAACTACCTGGTCAAATTTCTGATCCTGGGCATCACCTTCTACGGTCTGCAGACCCTTCAAGGACCATCGCAGGCGGTACGCTCCTTCTCTGCCTTCATCCACTACACTGAGTGGATTCCAGGCCATGTCCACATGGGGACCATGGGCTGGGTCTCAATGGTCCTCTTTGCCGGGATCTACTACATCCTCCCCCACATCTATAACCGGGAAATCTATAGCATCGGCCTCGCTAACCTCCATTTCTGGCTGGTACTGGTCGGCCAACTTATCTATTCGGTTTCAATGTGGATCGCCGGTGTTCAACAGGCCTCAATGTGGCACAGCATCAACCCGGACGGCAGCCTGAGCTTCACCTTTGTCGAAACCCTGGCCCAAATGTACCCCTACTGGACCATCCGAGCGGTGAGCGGCGTCATCTACCTGGCCGGCGTACTGGTCTTCATCTACAACCTGATCATGACAGCCCGCAGCCCCAAAGCTGTGTTTGCACCGGCTGCTCAGAACGCTTAA
- a CDS encoding cytochrome C oxidase Cbb3: MWEKKPVLLLILATLAILVGTVITMVLPFKWVNTEADRIDTVTPYTALQLAGRDVYIREGCNNCHTQTIRPLVAEVLRYGDYSKSGEFVYDQPHLWGSRRTGPDLARIGGKYPDAWHVQHMKQPTVMIPQSNMPSYTFLEAVQLDPAYTEKKMKVLDFPYTPEEITALTGKTELDALVAYLQKLGNDIPWRQQTKTAIVGQLNNPYKHDEATINEGNILFEHNCEVCHDIIMKPNAESNDIGPPLTNMGDFDENEMFTLIHDGIEGSMPGFAKLGANKIWKIIIYLKYHHTEHETMEHRKDAIQ; encoded by the coding sequence ATGTGGGAGAAAAAACCAGTCCTCTTACTTATCCTGGCAACCCTGGCCATCCTGGTCGGAACCGTTATCACCATGGTCCTGCCCTTCAAATGGGTTAACACTGAGGCAGACCGTATCGATACCGTCACACCCTATACCGCACTGCAACTGGCTGGACGTGATGTCTACATCCGCGAAGGGTGCAACAACTGCCACACCCAGACCATTCGTCCCTTAGTGGCCGAGGTCCTACGCTATGGCGATTACTCTAAATCAGGAGAATTCGTTTACGATCAACCTCACCTCTGGGGATCGCGCCGCACCGGTCCGGATCTCGCACGCATCGGCGGCAAATACCCTGACGCCTGGCACGTTCAGCATATGAAGCAGCCAACCGTGATGATCCCCCAATCCAATATGCCATCCTACACCTTTCTGGAAGCCGTACAACTTGATCCGGCATACACTGAGAAGAAAATGAAGGTCCTTGACTTCCCCTATACCCCGGAAGAGATCACGGCCCTCACCGGCAAGACCGAACTTGACGCGCTGGTCGCTTACCTCCAAAAACTGGGCAACGACATCCCGTGGCGGCAGCAGACCAAGACCGCCATTGTCGGGCAGCTCAACAACCCCTACAAACATGACGAAGCGACTATCAACGAAGGAAATATCCTTTTTGAACACAACTGCGAAGTTTGCCATGACATTATCATGAAACCCAACGCGGAAAGTAACGATATCGGTCCGCCGCTGACCAATATGGGAGATTTTGACGAGAATGAAATGTTCACTCTTATCCACGATGGTATCGAAGGCAGCATGCCAGGTTTCGCCAAACTCGGAGCCAACAAGATCTGGAAAATCATTATCTATCTGAAATATCACCATACCGAGCATGAAACCATGGAGCATAGAAAGGACGCGATCCAATGA
- a CDS encoding CcoQ/FixQ family Cbb3-type cytochrome c oxidase assembly chaperone produces MDLASILYLGVTIGLFIIFAVIVTRTFNRKRKDEIESPKYRMLDDD; encoded by the coding sequence ATCGATCTGGCCAGTATCCTCTATCTCGGCGTGACCATTGGCTTGTTCATTATCTTCGCGGTTATTGTCACCAGAACCTTCAACCGCAAGCGAAAGGATGAGATCGAGTCCCCCAAATACCGGATGCTTGACGACGACTGA
- a CDS encoding 4Fe-4S binding protein produces the protein MARHFSFSPWRRAFQWSLTALVAIIPFVNSDGGALLRLNIPTLTLELAGHRFRIEELYLVWLFALALIFLFILITLILGRVWCGWVCPQTALSDTADWLNRHKHLRPLRHLGFILISLWAGATFVWYFMPPAQYLTLLVSGKLGVWPVGTTLVITGLIMVDLLFIRRLFCQDFCPYGRFQTILLDKGTLTLQAPQEELHRCIDCKSCLRICPTGIDIRKGPQIECINCALCLDACRQIMSNRGEEGIIRYTFGLDDLGWHAIISAKTIALALIVTALSSATLFLASHRPVANFKIGRAALLASRLTDSGRQQTFFSGSITNRRETEQKFTISVTDVNDESMTIRGPTSFTLAGNEKHPLTLAIDSPKIPGPAPMPITFTLIALEDNSRLTIAAYITPAEISGKPKP, from the coding sequence ATGGCCCGTCACTTTTCTTTCAGCCCTTGGCGCCGGGCCTTTCAATGGTCATTAACCGCCCTGGTGGCGATAATACCCTTTGTAAACTCTGATGGCGGAGCCCTGCTCCGCCTGAATATCCCCACATTGACCCTGGAACTTGCCGGGCATCGCTTCCGGATAGAAGAACTGTATCTGGTTTGGCTCTTTGCTCTTGCCCTCATCTTCCTGTTTATCCTGATTACGCTCATTCTGGGTCGGGTCTGGTGCGGCTGGGTCTGTCCGCAAACAGCCCTGTCCGATACTGCCGACTGGCTGAACAGACACAAACATCTTCGCCCGCTCCGGCACCTTGGCTTTATCCTGATCAGCCTGTGGGCCGGGGCGACCTTTGTCTGGTACTTCATGCCCCCCGCTCAATACCTCACTCTTCTGGTGTCTGGAAAGCTCGGGGTCTGGCCTGTAGGCACAACCCTGGTTATTACAGGACTGATCATGGTCGATCTACTCTTTATCCGGCGCCTGTTCTGCCAGGATTTTTGTCCCTACGGGCGATTCCAGACAATCTTACTGGACAAAGGGACCCTGACCCTGCAAGCCCCCCAGGAAGAACTCCACCGCTGTATCGACTGCAAGTCCTGTCTCAGGATCTGCCCGACCGGCATCGACATCAGAAAAGGTCCCCAGATCGAATGCATCAACTGTGCGCTATGCCTGGATGCCTGTCGTCAGATCATGAGCAACCGCGGAGAAGAGGGAATCATCCGTTACACCTTCGGGCTGGACGATTTAGGCTGGCACGCCATCATCAGCGCCAAGACCATAGCCCTGGCCTTGATCGTAACCGCACTCAGCAGCGCAACTCTGTTCCTTGCCAGCCACCGTCCGGTAGCCAACTTTAAGATTGGCCGGGCCGCCCTGTTAGCCTCCCGGCTGACGGACAGTGGCCGTCAACAAACCTTTTTCAGCGGTTCCATCACCAACCGCCGGGAGACGGAACAAAAATTTACCATCTCCGTGACCGACGTCAACGATGAGTCCATGACCATCAGAGGCCCCACCAGCTTCACTTTAGCTGGTAACGAAAAACACCCCCTGACCCTGGCGATCGACAGCCCCAAAATCCCCGGGCCGGCCCCAATGCCAATCACCTTCACCCTGATAGCGCTAGAAGACAATTCCCGACTAACGATAGCCGCCTACATCACTCCCGCTGAGATCAGCGGCAAACCAAAACCATGA
- a CDS encoding heavy metal translocating P-type ATPase produces the protein MTSPAIPTCSHCALPCQPVLIEDSINGQATTFCCHGCQGAYRIITGAGLGQFYQRRDWSEQGVPDAVFQTTYHEEYLAQFIRQTETGTEISLLIEGIRCATCVWLIEKILSSQPGVISARVNFSNHRLQLIFNNQTTNASALIPALSRIGYLARPFTREAAQRQADEAHRSLLIRFGAASFLSMQLMGYSLALYAGYLQGIDPMTRNIMQIFAAVVTTPVVFYSGFPFLSGAWNSLRNRAPNMDLLISLGVLVAYGYSLWAMTRGMEVYFDTAAMIVTLILLGRLLENAARSMAGSGIDRLLRLNPELATRLNDSGDPEQVPSSSLKPGDRILVPPGQRFPVDGAIIHGTTETDEAIVTGEAMPVCHGPGESIIAGALNLTCSVEVSVTRPAKDSFIARIIRLVEEAQSRKAPIQSLADKIAVIFVPLVISVSTLTFLYWLLIENDSSNAILNGVAVLVVACPCALGLATPTAVLVATGAAAAQGILFRGGDILEATAHVRTVALDKTGTITRGQPQVKEIAPVKGTENELLSLAAQLEHSSTHPLARGIMRAASERRLSVTTAPVHSVPGQGLELTSENSIIRAGTRDFLAKHGVSIPQAQTPQSLTEVHLAIDRQYQGAIYLDDAVRPEAPATITRLKSLNIEPVMLTGDHESAAQRIAGPLAIPFFARLTPDQKASWVASNQSQGRSVLMVGDGINDAPALSAATVGCAMAGSSDIALDNADIALTRPDLGKVAQAISIARMTLSIIHQNLFWAFVYNILMLPLAATGYLTPIHAAGAMAASSICVIGNSLRLKRIPC, from the coding sequence GTGACTTCGCCAGCCATCCCCACCTGCAGCCACTGTGCCCTGCCCTGCCAACCGGTCCTGATTGAGGACTCAATCAACGGTCAAGCCACGACCTTCTGCTGCCACGGCTGCCAAGGGGCCTACCGCATCATCACCGGCGCAGGACTCGGCCAGTTTTACCAGCGCCGGGATTGGTCCGAACAGGGCGTTCCTGATGCTGTTTTTCAAACTACGTACCATGAAGAGTACCTGGCGCAGTTCATCCGCCAGACCGAAACCGGAACAGAGATTTCCCTACTCATTGAGGGCATCCGCTGTGCCACCTGTGTTTGGCTGATCGAAAAAATCCTCTCATCCCAGCCAGGAGTCATCTCTGCCCGAGTTAACTTTAGCAACCATCGCCTGCAACTCATCTTTAATAACCAGACCACTAACGCCAGCGCCCTGATTCCCGCTTTAAGCCGTATCGGCTATCTCGCCCGGCCCTTTACCCGGGAGGCGGCGCAACGTCAGGCCGACGAAGCCCATCGCAGCCTGTTGATCCGCTTTGGCGCCGCCTCCTTCCTGTCCATGCAGCTGATGGGCTATTCGTTGGCCCTCTACGCCGGATATCTTCAGGGCATCGACCCGATGACTCGTAACATCATGCAGATATTTGCCGCCGTGGTCACCACGCCGGTTGTCTTCTATTCAGGATTTCCATTTCTCTCCGGGGCCTGGAACTCCCTTCGCAACCGTGCCCCCAACATGGACCTATTGATCAGCCTCGGGGTGCTGGTCGCCTATGGATACAGCCTATGGGCCATGACCCGCGGCATGGAAGTCTACTTTGATACTGCAGCCATGATCGTTACTCTGATCCTCTTGGGCCGTCTGCTGGAAAACGCTGCCCGCAGCATGGCAGGCAGCGGCATTGACCGACTGCTGCGCTTAAACCCGGAGCTTGCGACCCGTCTAAACGACAGCGGAGACCCTGAGCAGGTCCCGAGTTCCAGCCTGAAGCCAGGAGATCGAATCCTGGTCCCGCCAGGACAGCGTTTCCCGGTTGATGGCGCCATCATTCATGGCACAACCGAAACCGATGAGGCTATCGTAACCGGCGAGGCCATGCCGGTGTGCCATGGACCAGGTGAGTCAATAATCGCTGGCGCACTCAACCTGACCTGCAGTGTCGAGGTGTCGGTGACCCGGCCAGCCAAAGACTCCTTCATTGCCCGGATCATCCGACTGGTGGAAGAAGCCCAGTCCCGCAAGGCTCCGATTCAATCATTAGCCGACAAAATAGCGGTCATCTTTGTTCCCCTGGTGATCTCCGTATCCACCCTGACCTTCCTCTACTGGCTGCTGATCGAGAACGACTCTAGCAACGCCATCCTCAACGGAGTCGCCGTTCTGGTGGTCGCCTGTCCCTGCGCACTGGGCCTTGCTACTCCAACTGCGGTGCTGGTCGCCACCGGCGCTGCAGCGGCGCAAGGCATCCTCTTCCGTGGCGGCGATATCCTGGAAGCGACAGCCCACGTGCGGACGGTGGCCTTAGACAAAACCGGCACTATCACTCGTGGCCAACCCCAGGTCAAAGAGATCGCTCCGGTCAAAGGTACGGAAAACGAACTCCTGAGCCTCGCCGCCCAGCTCGAACATAGCTCGACACACCCCTTAGCCCGAGGAATCATGCGTGCGGCTTCCGAGAGAAGGCTATCAGTAACCACCGCTCCAGTCCACTCAGTTCCTGGTCAGGGCCTGGAACTGACCTCCGAAAACAGCATCATCCGGGCCGGTACCAGGGATTTCTTAGCCAAGCATGGGGTAAGCATCCCGCAAGCCCAAACACCACAGTCTCTCACCGAGGTCCATCTGGCGATTGACCGCCAGTATCAGGGCGCCATTTACCTTGATGATGCCGTCCGCCCCGAAGCGCCAGCCACGATTACCAGGCTCAAGTCACTCAATATCGAACCAGTCATGTTGACAGGAGACCATGAGTCAGCCGCGCAGAGGATTGCTGGTCCGTTGGCAATACCCTTTTTCGCCCGGCTCACTCCGGACCAGAAGGCCTCCTGGGTGGCATCAAACCAAAGTCAAGGTCGCTCAGTCCTCATGGTCGGCGATGGCATTAACGATGCCCCGGCCCTCAGTGCTGCCACCGTTGGTTGCGCGATGGCAGGGAGTTCGGACATCGCACTTGACAACGCAGACATCGCCCTGACGCGCCCTGATCTCGGCAAGGTGGCACAGGCAATCAGTATCGCCCGCATGACTCTCAGCATCATCCATCAAAACCTGTTCTGGGCCTTTGTCTACAATATCCTGATGCTGCCACTGGCTGCCACCGGATACCTCACACCCATCCACGCCGCCGGCGCCATGGCTGCGAGTTCAATTTGCGTAATCGGAAACTCTCTTCGCTTGAAAAGAATTCCGTGTTAA
- the ccoS gene encoding cbb3-type cytochrome oxidase assembly protein CcoS → MLTSTITLIILSLFLGLAAWLIFIWAVKKGEFDDIEGPKYRMMDDDEE, encoded by the coding sequence ATGCTGACATCAACCATTACCCTTATCATCCTCTCGCTATTCTTAGGGCTTGCCGCTTGGCTTATCTTTATCTGGGCAGTCAAAAAAGGAGAGTTCGATGACATCGAAGGCCCTAAATATCGGATGATGGACGACGATGAAGAGTAA
- a CDS encoding sulfite exporter TauE/SafE family protein, giving the protein MKSNPIYTMALMTGFLGSAHCLGMCGGLITALSMTMPQRVSPFLFLILYHGGRIATYSIVGVTVGWLGSVLAYANSFHGVMRLALIGSDLFIIAAGLGTAGLFSRLTLFRLESSAPATVITRIVGHLPSRPEAITALPLGLLMGFLPCGFSYAMAITAAQTTSPLTGGLTMLVFGLGTTPALFVFGSAIGWLNRRPLASPLSTKTKTWMARIAGLMVAGMGGYHLIQHIQLLGWTFSGPLGFLCH; this is encoded by the coding sequence ATGAAGAGTAATCCGATTTACACTATGGCGCTGATGACCGGCTTCCTTGGGTCCGCCCACTGCCTCGGCATGTGCGGCGGATTGATCACCGCCCTGTCCATGACCATGCCCCAACGGGTGAGTCCCTTTCTGTTCCTTATCCTCTACCATGGTGGACGGATTGCCACCTACAGCATAGTCGGCGTGACAGTGGGTTGGCTGGGCTCGGTCCTGGCCTACGCCAACTCCTTTCACGGGGTGATGCGCCTGGCGCTCATCGGCTCTGATCTATTCATCATTGCGGCCGGCTTAGGCACCGCCGGGTTGTTTAGCAGACTTACCCTCTTCCGCCTCGAATCCTCCGCTCCGGCAACAGTCATCACCCGCATTGTCGGACATCTGCCCAGCAGACCAGAAGCCATCACGGCCCTGCCGCTCGGCCTGCTGATGGGTTTTCTGCCCTGCGGCTTCTCTTACGCCATGGCCATCACCGCTGCCCAGACTACCTCCCCTCTCACCGGAGGCCTCACCATGTTGGTGTTCGGTCTGGGAACCACCCCGGCTCTTTTTGTGTTCGGCAGCGCCATCGGCTGGCTCAACCGCCGCCCCTTAGCCTCCCCGCTTAGTACCAAAACCAAGACCTGGATGGCCAGAATCGCGGGACTCATGGTAGCGGGAATGGGTGGTTACCACCTTATCCAGCATATCCAGCTCCTTGGCTGGACCTTTTCCGGTCCATTAGGGTTCCTCTGCCACTGA
- a CDS encoding cytochrome c3 family protein: MGKKGVDGQDDLLPPYSDTKLGDYVLSCLDCHEPHGSANAFLLRPEVNGVAEVAIITEYGDANGPAGPGPTQCNKEWTTLCARCHTRLSPGNDGFHLHQNPAGSCTAVCHQAAAPCFYPPCGACHYHGSLDKF, encoded by the coding sequence CTGGGAAAAAAAGGCGTGGATGGACAAGACGATCTCTTGCCTCCCTACAGTGATACAAAGTTAGGGGATTATGTCCTATCCTGCCTTGATTGCCACGAGCCCCATGGCTCTGCCAACGCCTTTCTCCTAAGGCCCGAGGTGAACGGCGTTGCCGAGGTGGCCATCATAACAGAGTATGGCGACGCCAACGGGCCGGCCGGCCCAGGCCCAACGCAATGCAACAAAGAATGGACCACCCTCTGTGCGCGATGCCATACCAGACTGAGTCCTGGCAATGATGGCTTTCATCTCCACCAAAACCCCGCAGGAAGCTGCACTGCTGTGTGTCACCAAGCCGCAGCACCGTGCTTTTACCCACCGTGTGGCGCCTGCCACTACCATGGTTCACTTGATAAATTTTAA
- a CDS encoding response regulator yields the protein MDPIKQTILVVEDHPATRRLLQDILGKEYQVITTGDGAKALPLINENPSIDLILLDIIMPGLNGYEVCESLKTSERTRDIPVIFLTVLEEDHDEARGFKAGVADYIIKPISRLRLLARIKNQLALRQKQKELEEKNRTLEAALEQIKTLHGILPICSFCKQIRNDHGAWQRLEVYIQKHSDAEFSHSVCPTCMKTHYPEFCPPK from the coding sequence ATGGATCCCATAAAACAGACCATCCTCGTCGTCGAGGACCACCCAGCCACCCGTAGGCTATTACAGGATATCCTGGGTAAGGAGTATCAAGTAATTACGACCGGCGATGGCGCGAAGGCCCTCCCTCTGATCAATGAGAATCCCTCAATTGATCTAATCCTCCTTGACATCATCATGCCTGGACTCAACGGGTACGAGGTGTGTGAAAGTCTGAAGACAAGCGAACGGACGCGGGATATTCCGGTTATCTTTTTAACGGTGCTGGAGGAGGACCATGACGAGGCCCGCGGGTTCAAGGCTGGAGTAGCTGATTATATCATTAAACCGATAAGCCGACTCCGGCTCTTGGCTCGAATCAAGAATCAACTGGCCTTGCGGCAGAAGCAGAAGGAACTGGAAGAAAAAAATCGAACATTGGAAGCAGCATTAGAGCAGATCAAAACCCTTCATGGAATACTCCCCATCTGCTCATTCTGCAAGCAGATCCGTAACGACCATGGCGCTTGGCAACGCCTGGAGGTATATATTCAAAAACATTCAGACGCTGAGTTTTCCCATAGCGTCTGCCCGACGTGCATGAAAACACATTATCCGGAATTCTGTCCGCCCAAATAG